In Yamadazyma tenuis chromosome 7, complete sequence, the sequence TTCCATGCAGTCCTTAGAGGTGGATCGGTAAGGGTTCCCGTTTCAGACCGGTTGCTAGTTCCAGTTGTCGAGATAGGgcaatttcaaaatggcTGGCTGGCTGAGAAGGATGGATAAAAACATGTAAAACCCCGGGCCCGATTAGGAATTTAATCAGATTATTAGGTGCATCCCGCACCACTTTCAGGTGAGAACCTGTAAAGTCTCGGGAAAATAGGAGTCGACCCATATAATCAATAATTAATATCGTGTAGATATACATATAAATTTACCAATTATTTATTCAATAATACATTAATCAAATCAATTAGTCTTACCATCAGTCCCCCACCCAAAACCTTAAAATGAGGGTGGCTTTTTAAGTACGATTGCTGGTAGCACTAAAGCGCCCCAAGCCCGTATCGTCCAAACTCGCAGCAAATGGGAGGGCTAACCTGTAAAACTTCTGCGCGCGCCTAATCTGCTAACCTCCCTCGAGGCACCTTCCACCTCCTTGAAATTTCATAATTTCCATTTTCCCATCCCACCTTTTTCTAAGTTCCTCTATAAACCACCAGACAAATCGTCGATTGATCATTGTACAATGCACAGAACTTACTCTTTAAGATCCCAAAGGGCTCCAACCGCTGCTCAATTGCAAAGccctccacctccaccttCGTCtaccaagtccaagtttttTGGTAAGGGCTCTATCTCCCACAGTTTCAGAAAGAGTGCTGCTGGTGCTTTGGGCCCCGAATTGGCTAGAAAGTTGGCTcaattgatcaagatggaaaagaacttgatgagaTCCATTGAAATCACCGCCAGCGAAAGAAAGGAAGTTGCTAAGCAATTGTCCTTGTGGGGTGAGGCCAACGACGACGATATCAGTGATATTACCGACAAATTGGGAGTTTTGATTTTTGAAATCGGGGAATTGGAAGACCAATTCATCGACAGATACGATCAATACAGAATCACCTTGAAGTCGGTCAGAGATATCGAAGGGTCAGTTCAACCATCTAGAGAAAGAAAGCAAAAAATCACCGACCAAATCGCCTACTTGAAGTACAAGGACCCTCAAAGTCCAAAGATCAATGTGTTGGAACAAGAATTGGTCAGAGCCGAAGCTGAATCTTTGGTTGCTGAAGCCCAATTATCCAACATTACCagagaaaagttgaagactGCTTTCAACTACCAATTCGACTCCATTAGAGAACACGCCGAAAAAATCGCTTTGATTGCTGGTTACGGTAAGGCCTTGTTGGAATTATTGGATGAAAGTCCCGTGACTCCTGGTGAAACCAGACCTGCCTACGACGGTTACGAAGCCTCCAAgcaaatcatcattgatgCTGAAAATGCTTTAGCTTCGTGGACTTTCGACTCGGCCGTCGTCAGACCAACCTTGTCATTGGCTGCTCACGACGAAGAGTACGAAGATATCGATGAGTTGGCTGAAGACGCTGAAAACATGAAGGTTGCCGAACAAGAGTTTTCTTCTTAGAGGTTGACTTAGTATTGGTTTAACTGCTAATCTATATTATATTGTTTTATTGTCCTGAAAAATGTTTAGTTCACCTTTGAATTGTTTTATTACTTTGTGAATACACAGATAAAGTATTTTTTGATGGTCAGGGGTTATGGCATCAGATTCCTGAAACGGTAGGGATGCCTCAAGTCTGATGCTGGAGCGCTAGAAATGATTTTGTAAAATCGTGTCCGAAGTCGATTTTTGGGTCATCAGTGCCTGCAATTAGGTTGTGTAACGAACTGCGGTTAAGCGTGGGTAAGTAACAACATCACGTATCTGCACCCCTCCACTTAACATTGACAGGGCCTTGTGGTCCTTGTTCATGGGTTGGGGCCGTGGATAGAAATATGCAAGCTGTTAGCAGCCATTTCAGGTGGCACATTTGTGGTTTGTTTATTTACAATTTCACCCAGTGCGCACTACACCAACACAAAACAATATAAACTTGATTTGCTCTAAAATATTTTTCACCTCAATAGGCTAACGATAACTAGATTGGGACGCTTAAGCACACTGGCCTCTTGCATACACGTTTGTTCGTTTCTCCATCTACCCTCACTCCTCATCACCTTTTTCACATTCTTCCATCCAGCTGCCTGAAGGTTTTTCTCCAACCCGAGCTGCGAACAAAAACCATCttgttttgttttgattttgattttgataaaatcgattcttcttgaactaCATTGATTCAGACAGGTTTCATTGATCTTATTTATTTCCCTTCCATTCGTTCCTCCATCTTGTATACTTGTTCTGCTGGGCTTCTGCTACAGATTTTCAACTCGTCAATCTTTGATTTTCCCCATTCCCATTATCCATCCTTGATCTGAACTTGCTATCGTGAATGTCAAATAACTTCCTCCACTCGTCTCCCGCGGGAAAGGAcacccccaccaccaacaccgtTAAAGACCAGAATATCGATCCGGCACTCTATCCGGGTTCTCCAGATGGCGATCGAAGGAAAAGCAGATTATCTACTCAGATGTCTCCTGCAAACTTCACTGGATGGACCCCTTTGATCTCGAAGACTCTCAACAATGAACAGCTCTTGAACTACAACTCCACGCCATCATCGAAGTTCCTCAATAACATCTTGTTAAACTCGGCTAACCATAACTCCATTTTACCCCAGAATGATATCGACTACTCCAATGGATTGAACTTGACCCCGTTCTTGAACCacaacatcaacttgttggcctCCAACCAGTTTGCGACCATGAGCAGTGGCTCCAACGGCAACACCGCGTCCTTCACACCTTTCCATGATAAAACCTTACATTTGAGTGACTTTTTCATGGAGTCTCCCATCAAAGATTTGGGAACCATCACACcctccaagttcaagttgggcTCTGACATAAAGCTTTCGCAGAACCTCTTACAGGACCCAAAGAGTGCTAGGAAACGGTCAATTAATGAATTGGatgtggttgcaaacaGGCCACCGCATAAATTGTCAATAACTGTAAAAGCCAACGACTTGACGGATGAGGAGCCTGATGAGGACGATAATGATAAGGAGAATGCCGACTCGAAGTTCCAGTACAAAAAGTCAAAGGTGATGCTGAACTTACAAACTCCTTCTAAAGTGGTTGTGTTGGGGGATAGAGCCAACCGTAAAGTTGCCGATAAAACCCCGTCAAGACAAAGACAAAGACCAAAGGAATTCACCACCCCGGCCAAACCCACCGGCAACTCCTCGCCTTCCACTGTTATTTTGTCTAGTGGAGCCAAAGCTGCATCAAATGAACAGTCTCGTAAGTTTGTTCCTAATAGTCCTACACCCATGGCCAACAAAGGATCTAAGTTCACCGTAAAGGTGGACGATATCCCAGATGTTCCACCCAAACCGGTTATGGGTGTGTTCTCAGATGCTAAACTGATGTCAAGTAAGACTAGAAGGTCAAACAGTCATAAGTCTGACGATAAttcctcttcaaagacCTCCTCCATATCCAGATTCGGTACCAATATTCAAGTGAACAACTTGAGGTTCAAAACATCTAATAAGGCTCAGATGCAAGCGGGAATGAACAAATTCCAGATTCTGTTGGGAGATGGAGCAGGATCCAAACGAGGTAGAAAGGGCAGAaaggccaaagaaaagaagagcaGCAAGAAGGAAGTGACAGTGGAAACTCAAGCTCACGCCAACGGTAGGCTTACCCAAACCCAGGGCAAATCGAATTCTCACCCGCAACAGCAACAGTCTTCTCATGAAAACACCTCAGTCACCAAAGACTCAAGTTTAATGTCTGGGAGTAATAACTCCATGAACCTCAGCAATTTGAACGTATCTCAAGGGACTGAGCATACTTcgtttgattttggagcCTTGTCTTCAACTCCCAATGGAAAGTTCTTCCTTGATAAGATGTTTGAGAAACCATCTCCACAGTCACAACAGCTTTTAAACCAAGTCCTCATGGGTCAACAGTATAACCAACAACCTTCTCAGGCCAGCGGTCAAAGCAATATGCCTCCTCCCAAGTTCAGCCATCCCGCTCCAGTTGGAGGAATCCAAACCCAAAATAGCCAagtaatgatgatgatgagcaCTCCCAATCACCCCAGTATCTACAGTCCTCATGAAACGACTGGAGaccaccaccgccaccacAACCACAATAACGACCACGATAACGACAATGATGAAGCCAATATTTCCCTTTCTGCTTTTGCATATAATTTCGATAGAAAGGATTCTTCTCCCAAGTTTTCTAGTCGTTAGATGATACCCTTGTTATGAACAATCAGATTTCAGTTGAACATGAATGAACAATATATTTAATAGTTTTATACCAATACACATATATAATACCGTTGCGGTCGTGTGGTTTTATTTACAGGGTTGTTTATACGTTTGGAGGAAGCAAGAGTGCTCCGATGGTCTTAGGTCTTTCTGTGCTTAATAGATCAAAAATCTGGGCTGAATGAGAAGAATCTCCTACTTCCAACTGGATACCTAAACTTGACAAGTACTTCCTGTTATCGGGGCTTAACATTCGAGACTTCTTCCCGAGTCCTACCACCAAGATCTCGGGTTTGGGGTTAATTTTTTCGAATACTTTAAGTATATCATTACTGAACTCCACCAAGAATCCGTTTATGATCTTGAAACCTTCTTTAGATAGATTGACTTCATAAGTCTCAGTTTCCACAAGTAAAGCCCC encodes:
- the PIL1 gene encoding Eisosome core component (COG:S; EggNog:ENOG503NWMJ), which produces MHRTYSLRSQRAPTAAQLQSPPPPPSSTKSKFFGKGSISHSFRKSAAGALGPELARKLAQLIKMEKNLMRSIEITASERKEVAKQLSLWGEANDDDISDITDKLGVLIFEIGELEDQFIDRYDQYRITLKSVRDIEGSVQPSRERKQKITDQIAYLKYKDPQSPKINVLEQELVRAEAESLVAEAQLSNITREKLKTAFNYQFDSIREHAEKIALIAGYGKALLELLDESPVTPGETRPAYDGYEASKQIIIDAENALASWTFDSAVVRPTLSLAAHDEEYEDIDELAEDAENMKVAEQEFSS
- a CDS encoding uncharacterized protein (EggNog:ENOG503PHYK): MSNNFLHSSPAGKDTPTTNTVKDQNIDPALYPGSPDGDRRKSRLSTQMSPANFTGWTPLISKTLNNEQLLNYNSTPSSKFLNNILLNSANHNSILPQNDIDYSNGLNLTPFLNHNINLLASNQFATMSSGSNGNTASFTPFHDKTLHLSDFFMESPIKDLGTITPSKFKLGSDIKLSQNLLQDPKSARKRSINELDVVANRPPHKLSITVKANDLTDEEPDEDDNDKENADSKFQYKKSKVMSNLQTPSKVVVLGDRANRKVADKTPSRQRQRPKEFTTPAKPTGNSSPSTVILSSGAKAASNEQSRKFVPNSPTPMANKGSKFTVKVDDIPDVPPKPVMGVFSDAKSMSSKTRRSNSHKSDDNSSSKTSSISRFGTNIQVNNLRFKTSNKAQMQAGMNKFQISLGDGAGSKRGRKGRKAKEKKSSKKEVTVETQAHANGRLTQTQGKSNSHPQQQQSSHENTSVTKDSSLMSGSNNSMNLSNLNVSQGTEHTSFDFGALSSTPNGKFFLDKMFEKPSPQSQQLLNQVLMGQQYNQQPSQASGQSNMPPPKFSHPAPVGGIQTQNSQVMMMMSTPNHPSIYSPHETTGDHHRHHNHNNDHDNDNDEANISLSAFAYNFDRKDSSPKFSSR
- a CDS encoding uncharacterized protein (EggNog:ENOG503P7S4; COG:S) — its product is MFKPGISRGFTRRFSRSIPRTDLFGGGKIANPNQQIGAPSGKSETSANPADLFKKNDILMFSTKPINYIESVKPNGFHLSNNLFISSPDTNGDIIGALLVETETYEVNLSKEGFKIINGFLVEFSNDILKVFEKINPKPEILVVGLGKKSRMLSPDNRKYLSSLGIQLEVGDSSHSAQIFDLLSTERPKTIGALLLPPNV